One genomic segment of Drosophila melanogaster chromosome 3L includes these proteins:
- the CG9451 gene encoding uncharacterized protein, isoform A, whose product MRKFLGLLLTVSCVLIARGGVMEIEVPQEVTEGPGDVSQSSAEISHAKDSVSNSTLKLVHVLFRHGPRTPVSTYPNDPYINETYEPFGWGALTNGAKVELYKIGKQLRQRYKDFLPAYYQPDAIRAQSSESPRTLMSMQMVLAGLFPPENTPMEWNQLLNWQPIPIVMEPEETDVHIRMKAPCPRYDESVLEVIELPEVKKLHAESSDLLRELTTHTGLNITHAHDVTNVFITLLCEQTFGLQLPSWTNDYFPEKMLPLAEKSYVYDAYTTEQRKMKGGFFVELLLKQMQDRISGALKPANRKMFLSCGHDWTITNVLSALNVWEAQMPRFSSLIAFELHQNPQTGEYFLEIYFQNDPHKEPQQLQIPGCEKQCPIGKLLELTKDIIPDAPYAELCKAKGTQGGAKISYH is encoded by the exons ATGCGAAAGTTTCTCGGTCTGCTGCTCACCGTGAGCTGTGTTCTGATCGCCCGCGGCGGCGTCATGGAGATTGAAGTGCCGCAGGAAGTCACGGAAGGTCCTGGGGATGTCTCTCAAAGCTCAGCGGAAATAAGCCATGCGAAGGACAGTGTTAGCAACTCAACCCTGAAGTTGGTTCACGTG cTTTTTCGTCATGGTCCTCGAACTCCAGTGAGCACTTATCCCAACGATCCGTATATCAACGAAACCTACGAGCCCTTCGGTTGGGGAGCACTCACCAAT GGTGCTAAAGTGGAGCTGTATAAAATAGGCAAGCAACTGCGGCAGCGCTATAAAGATTTCCTCCCGGCGTATTATCAGCCTGAC GCGATCCGTGCCCAATCTTCGGAGTCACCGCGCACCTTGATGTCTATGCAAATGGTCCTCGCCGGACTCTTTCCACCGGAGAACACTCCCATGGAGTGGAACCAGCTGCTCAATTGGCAGCCCATACCCATTGTGATGGAACCAGAGGAAACTGATGTG CACATTAGAATGAAGGCACCCTGCCCCCGATACGATGAGTCTGTTCTGGAGGTAATAGAACTTCCCGAGGTCAAAAAGCTGCATGCCGAGAGCTCGGATTTACTACGCGAACTGACCACTCACACCGGACTCAATATTACCCATGCCCACGATGTCACCAATGTGTTCATCACCCTGCTCTGTGAACAGACTTTCGGCCTGCAGTTGCCCTCGTGGACCAATGACTACTTTCCGGAGAAGATGCTACCCTTGGCTGAAAAGTCATATGTCTACGATGCCTATACGACCGAGCAGCGCAAAATGAAAGGGGGTTTCTTCGTGGAGCTGCTGTTGAAGCAAATGCAGGACAGGATCTCCGGAGCATTGAAGCCAGCCAATCGCAAGATGTTCCTTTCCTGCGGTCACGATTGGACCATCACAAATGTGCTATCCGCCTTGAATGTTTGGGAGGCTCAGATGCCCCGCTTCTCGTCGTTGATTGCATTTGAGCTGCATCAAAACCCGCAAACTGGGGAGTATTTCCTGGAAATCTACTTCCAAAACGATCCCCACAAGGAGCCTCAGCAGCTGCAGATTCCCGGCTGCGAGAAACAGTGTCCCATTGGCAAGTTATTGGAACTTACCAAGGACATAATTCCCGATGCGCCTTATGCAGAGTTGTGCAAAGCGAAGGGAACTCAAGGCGGCGCTAAGATAAGCTATCACTAG
- the CG9452 gene encoding uncharacterized protein — protein MIFARWTRKQMLTMFGLGAGLLGLVIVIGVLNSGVSSKDLDWKEASRSKCFKTRPNTTHSTLELVHIVFRHGIRTPVDTYPKDPYLNDGFKPTGWGHVTNSGKRELFEMGRWLNRRYGEFMGPYYRPDRLHAQATASPRAMMSLQTTLASMFEPRGTPMEWNKHLNWQPIPIVSEPLDEDSLLLVRTPCPRYFEALEEVFKRPEVIAETEPYEQMFRELTNLTGKAIQSAEDINSLYITLLAEQEFGYKLPDWAKDYFPDRMQFLAEQSYVYNAYTPEMQKIKGGPFLKRMYKEMVAKRAGSLKPKDRGMFIYTGHDWTVGNILMALGVWKRQMPRFAVMAIFETHRDKETGEYYVEIFLRNDEDGCLEQLQLKDCDRRCPLDRLIKLSADVLPTEPAEQRCRPHDSNFVEPPPRVIDQNGR, from the exons ATGATATTCGCTCGGTGGACGCGCAAACAAATGCTCACAATGTTTGGCTTGGGAGCTGGGCTGCTGGGCCTTGTGATTGTGATCGGTGTGCTCAACAGCGGCGTGTCCTCGAAGGACCTCGACTGGAAGGAGGCGTCCAGATCGAAGTGCTTCAAGACGCGTCCCAACACCACGCACTCCACCTTGGAACTGGTGCACATTGTGTTCAGACATGGCATTCGCACCCCAGTGGACACTTATCCCAAGGATCCCTACTTAAACGACGGCTTCAAGCCAACGGGCTGGGGACATGTGACTAAC TCAGGAAAACGGGAACTCTTCGAAATGGGTCGCTGGCTGAATCGAAGATACGGCGAGTTTATGGGTCCTTATTACAGACCGGAT CGCCTGCATGCCCAAGCCACTGCCTCTCCGAGGGCCATGATGTCTTTGCAAACAACACTGGCCAGCATGTTTGAGCCGCGGGGAACCCCCATGGAGTGGAATAAGCACCTCAACTGGCAGCCCATCCCAATCGTGTCGGAACCCCTGGATGAGGACTCG CTCCTGCTGGTGCGCACTCCCTGTCCCCGCTACTTTGAAGCCTTGGAAGAGGTCTTTAAGAGACCGGAAGTTATCGCTGAAACCGAGCCCTACGAACAAATGTTCCGCGAGCTGACAAATCTGACTGGAAAGGCGATCCAGAGTGCCGAGGATATCAATTCCCTATACATAACCCTCCTCGCCGAACAGGAATTCGGCTACAAGTTGCCCGACTGGGCCAAGGACTACTTCCCCGATCGCATGCAGTTTCTGGCCGAGCAGAGTTACGTCTACAATGCGTACACCCCCGAGATGCAGAAGATCAAGGGCGGACCGTTTCTGAAGAGGATGTACAAGGAGATGGTCGCCAAGAGGGCGGGTAGCCTGAAGCCCAAGGATCGCGGTATGTTCATATACACCGGCCACGACTGGACCGTCGGCAATATCCTGATGGCCTTGGGTGTGTGGAAGCGCCAGATGCCACGGTTCGCGGTGATGGCCATTTTCGAGACGCATAGGGATAAGGAAACCGGAGAGTACTATGTGGAG ATCTTCCTCCGCAACGACGAGGACGGCTGTCTCGAGCAGCTCCAGCTGAAAGACTGCGACCGCCGGTGTCCACTGGACCGCCTCATCAAGCTGAGTGCCGATGTGCTGCCCACGGAGCCGGCGGAGCAGAGATGCCGGCCACATGACTCGAACTTCGTGGAGCCACCGCCGCGCGTAATCGATCAGAATGGCCGTTAG